From the genome of Streptacidiphilus rugosus AM-16, one region includes:
- a CDS encoding IS4 family transposase, producing the protein MPSGLMVLSREFTVAAGPFAPGHLGELTQVVPFELVDAVLEESGCVQRRLRNLPSRVGVYFLLAMCLFPEVGYRLVWNKLTAALTSSGLDVAGPTAKALRDLRRRVGPAPVRRLFEVLAGPLARPATAGVRFGRFRTVSFDGCSSIRLADTARNVGWFGPGGRGGCPMLELMTLVETGTRSLIGAVFGPTDTGETAYASRLLHHLGPDMLLLWDKGFDANAFLAALTGTGAQFLGRIRANRRTPVLTRLRDGSYLSVIGTVPVRIIEAQVTVALDDGTSFTGSYRLATTLTCANRYPAATLVTLYHERWEHESTYFALRHTLGQGRPLRSGDPIGVEQEMWAQLSLYQALRTVMVQAAESRPGTDPDRCGFTIALQAARDLVVQATGVTAAPHTGTIGVIAQRVLAALLPRRRPRVSTRKVRSPVSRYAERQDDGRPDRSRTIADLTVTVLEPGPDQSPLPTISRDDRNVSPGQRRRHRILELLQKDPTRFWRPAEIAAHFGDVTLHTMYRQLSRWAETGIIHKLGPGLYAATPWTSTPLPPAEIR; encoded by the coding sequence CTGCGTGCAACGCCGCCTTCGGAACCTGCCCTCGCGGGTCGGGGTCTACTTCCTGCTGGCCATGTGCCTGTTCCCGGAGGTCGGCTACCGGCTGGTCTGGAACAAACTCACCGCGGCGCTGACCAGCTCGGGGCTCGATGTTGCCGGGCCGACCGCGAAGGCCCTGCGTGACCTGCGCCGACGGGTCGGTCCGGCGCCGGTCCGCCGCCTGTTCGAGGTCCTGGCCGGGCCACTGGCACGACCGGCCACGGCCGGAGTGCGGTTCGGACGCTTCCGGACGGTCTCCTTCGACGGCTGCAGCTCGATCCGGCTGGCCGACACCGCCCGCAACGTGGGCTGGTTCGGCCCCGGCGGCCGGGGCGGCTGCCCGATGCTGGAGCTGATGACGCTGGTGGAGACCGGGACCAGGTCCTTGATCGGCGCGGTGTTCGGTCCCACCGACACCGGCGAGACCGCCTACGCCAGCCGGCTGCTGCACCACCTCGGGCCCGACATGCTGCTGTTATGGGACAAGGGCTTCGACGCCAACGCCTTCCTCGCCGCGCTGACCGGCACAGGCGCGCAGTTCCTGGGGCGGATCCGAGCCAACCGCCGCACCCCGGTCCTGACCCGCCTGCGCGACGGCTCCTACCTGTCGGTCATCGGTACCGTCCCGGTCCGCATCATCGAGGCCCAGGTCACCGTGGCCTTGGATGACGGCACGTCCTTCACCGGCTCCTACCGGCTCGCCACCACGCTGACCTGCGCGAACCGCTACCCGGCCGCCACGCTCGTCACGCTCTACCACGAGCGGTGGGAGCACGAGTCAACGTACTTCGCGCTGCGGCACACTCTGGGACAGGGCCGCCCGCTGAGGTCCGGCGACCCGATCGGGGTCGAGCAGGAGATGTGGGCCCAGCTCAGCCTCTACCAGGCGCTTCGCACCGTGATGGTCCAGGCCGCCGAATCCAGGCCGGGCACCGACCCGGACCGCTGCGGCTTCACCATAGCCCTCCAGGCCGCCCGTGACCTCGTCGTCCAGGCCACCGGCGTCACCGCGGCCCCGCACACCGGCACCATCGGCGTCATCGCCCAGCGCGTCCTTGCCGCCCTCCTCCCACGACGCCGGCCCCGCGTCAGCACCCGCAAGGTCCGCTCACCCGTCTCCCGGTACGCCGAACGACAGGACGACGGTCGCCCCGACCGCAGCCGCACCATCGCCGACCTCACCGTCACCGTCCTCGAACCCGGCCCCGACCAGTCGCCATTACCTACCATCTCCCGCGACGACCGGAACGTCTCCCCTGGCCAGCGCCGACGCCACCGCATCCTCGAACTCCTGCAAAAGGACCCGACGCGCTTTTGGAGACCCGCGGAGATCGCCGCCCACTTCGGCGACGTCACCCTGCACACCATGTATCGGCAGCTGTCCCGATGGGCCGAAACCGGGATCATCCACAAGCTCGGACCCGGCCTCTACGCAGCCACCCCATGGACATCAACACCCTTGCCGCCAGCTGAAATCCGTTAA